Proteins encoded within one genomic window of Bermanella sp. WJH001:
- a CDS encoding ATP-binding protein → MSDTYKIAYEREKLARLAAEKLLDEKTREVQSSVDMMQYQFNDLMAQKKESDYLLAVARLTQVEQGLSESIRDYTSESMKYLNAKFSRYSYVKNGKITVLEVIGTEDKLPSLPLEVYSDIYQKHDRSTIQIKDINDKELTTFCESNSVDRVILLPIKCFGKVSTVCEIYLPDNIDFKPETLDQCQVAGYQVGGMLERNANQKKLEKSYQEIKSNHDKIKQAQAQLVQSEKMASLGQLAAGVAHEINNPIGFVVSNFGTLREYFGVISEYCALGKELALNSSVDEAKKMIEIDDNEDIGFLFSDIKNIMSDCDDGLKRVKEIVLNLKSFARGDEDTTESFSINQCIENTIKVVWNELKYKVTLHKELDENNPVINGHEGQIGQVIMNMLVNAAQAMESDGDIFITTSKRSGMVRMTIRDTAKGMPQSVIDKIFDPFFTTKGVNEGTGLGLSISHGIIEKHGGSISVESEEGVGTCFTIDLPLQADAN, encoded by the coding sequence ATGTCTGATACTTATAAAATTGCATATGAACGGGAAAAGCTAGCGCGCTTAGCAGCTGAAAAGCTGCTGGATGAAAAAACCCGCGAAGTGCAATCTAGTGTCGATATGATGCAGTATCAATTTAATGATCTCATGGCACAGAAAAAAGAATCGGATTATCTACTTGCAGTAGCTAGGCTGACTCAGGTAGAGCAAGGTTTATCTGAAAGTATTCGAGATTATACGTCAGAAAGCATGAAGTATTTAAATGCTAAGTTTAGTCGATATAGTTATGTGAAAAATGGAAAGATAACTGTCTTGGAAGTAATTGGTACGGAAGATAAATTACCTTCTTTACCACTAGAGGTATATTCTGATATTTACCAAAAACATGATCGTTCAACCATTCAAATTAAAGATATTAACGATAAAGAATTGACAACGTTTTGTGAAAGTAATTCAGTAGATAGAGTTATTTTGTTGCCTATTAAATGTTTTGGAAAAGTTAGCACTGTTTGTGAGATATACCTACCAGATAATATAGATTTTAAACCTGAAACACTTGACCAGTGTCAGGTGGCAGGTTATCAGGTGGGTGGTATGTTAGAACGTAACGCCAATCAAAAGAAACTTGAAAAAAGTTACCAAGAAATAAAATCTAATCACGACAAAATAAAGCAGGCACAAGCTCAACTTGTTCAATCTGAAAAAATGGCTTCATTAGGTCAGTTGGCAGCGGGTGTGGCTCATGAAATTAATAACCCTATAGGCTTTGTGGTGAGTAATTTCGGCACTCTAAGAGAGTACTTTGGTGTTATTTCGGAATACTGCGCACTGGGAAAAGAATTAGCTTTAAACTCATCAGTGGATGAGGCAAAAAAAATGATAGAAATCGATGATAATGAAGATATCGGTTTTTTGTTTTCTGATATTAAAAATATTATGAGCGATTGTGATGATGGTTTAAAACGAGTAAAAGAAATCGTATTAAACTTGAAGTCTTTCGCAAGGGGCGATGAAGATACCACTGAGTCGTTTTCAATCAATCAATGTATAGAAAACACCATTAAGGTGGTTTGGAATGAATTAAAATATAAAGTCACTCTACACAAAGAGCTTGATGAAAATAATCCAGTTATAAATGGCCATGAGGGCCAAATTGGTCAAGTTATTATGAATATGCTGGTTAATGCTGCTCAAGCAATGGAGTCGGATGGTGACATTTTTATCACAACATCTAAGCGATCTGGGATGGTAAGGATGACAATTCGTGATACGGCTAAAGGCATGCCTCAAAGTGTGATTGATAAAATATTTGACCCATTTTTTACAACTAAAGGGGTTAATGAGGGAACGGGTTTAGGCTTGTCGATCTCCCATGGGATAATTGAGAAACACGGGGGAAGTATA
- a CDS encoding HD domain-containing phosphohydrolase yields MDGVSKILFVDDEPQMLTALQRVFRGKQFDVKTANSGADALALLREEPFDIIISDMRMPEMDGATFLASSIELSPLSRRILLTGYSDQESTIRAINDGQVHQYMSKPWDNATLRETVEAEISEKLRIEAETPNQEEHLALQEQVANVSKELASASSFVDMAKEELLSQYNTTIKVISNLIHMRVPTPHDMNKNVVSHTVALAKLIKLDKKIITEIRNAARLYQLGKLNFPESLLNKPLQNLSKAELEQYHQHPLQGADLLTPLNSLDFAAKLIRHQNENYNGSGLPDKLTSNKIPLGSRILRIVIDFQQLIHGFYLKDSLSSMDALDFLDKSSGVKYDPEILKLYRKLIIELDKNQATPQDKLVHIDEVEVGAQVNRDLYSHNGILLIAKGMILNEALIQKLTLIEKRSNNILNIFIKELAPEE; encoded by the coding sequence ATGGATGGTGTGAGTAAGATTCTATTTGTAGATGATGAACCGCAGATGCTAACGGCTTTGCAGCGTGTATTTAGAGGCAAGCAGTTCGATGTAAAGACCGCAAACTCAGGGGCAGATGCCTTAGCTCTTCTGCGAGAAGAGCCTTTTGACATTATTATCTCTGATATGCGCATGCCAGAAATGGATGGCGCGACCTTCCTTGCAAGCTCTATAGAACTGTCACCTCTTAGCCGTAGAATCCTTCTCACAGGTTATAGCGATCAAGAGAGTACAATCCGTGCGATCAACGACGGGCAAGTTCATCAATACATGAGTAAGCCATGGGATAATGCGACATTACGAGAAACGGTTGAAGCAGAAATATCCGAAAAACTAAGAATAGAAGCAGAAACCCCCAACCAAGAAGAACACTTAGCGCTGCAAGAACAAGTTGCTAATGTGAGTAAAGAACTGGCCAGCGCCTCATCGTTTGTTGATATGGCTAAAGAAGAATTACTTAGTCAATACAACACGACCATTAAGGTCATTAGTAACTTGATTCACATGCGAGTTCCAACACCCCATGACATGAATAAGAATGTGGTTAGCCATACCGTTGCACTGGCTAAATTGATCAAACTAGATAAAAAAATCATCACTGAAATCCGAAATGCAGCCCGTTTATACCAACTGGGAAAATTAAACTTTCCTGAGTCTTTACTCAATAAACCTCTTCAAAATTTAAGTAAAGCGGAATTAGAACAATACCATCAACACCCCTTACAAGGTGCCGATTTACTCACGCCACTCAATAGTTTGGATTTTGCAGCGAAGTTAATTCGCCACCAAAATGAAAACTATAACGGTAGCGGATTACCAGACAAGCTGACTTCAAATAAAATTCCTTTAGGTTCTCGTATCTTACGTATAGTGATTGATTTTCAACAATTGATTCACGGCTTTTACCTTAAAGATAGTCTTAGTAGTATGGACGCTTTAGATTTCTTAGATAAATCCAGTGGCGTTAAATACGATCCTGAGATTTTAAAACTATATCGTAAACTCATCATTGAGCTAGATAAGAATCAAGCCACCCCACAAGATAAGCTTGTGCATATTGATGAGGTTGAAGTGGGCGCCCAAGTTAATCGTGATCTTTATAGCCACAATGGTATTCTATTAATTGCAAAAGGAATGATTTTAAATGAGGCTTTGATTCAAAAATTAACGCTCATTGAAAAAAGATCCAATAATATTCTTAATATCTTTATCAAAGAGCTAGCGCCTGAAGAGTAA
- a CDS encoding heme NO-binding domain-containing protein gives MNALEEFVLGIADMEVWNSVLESSDLKSGGVYTSGVNYEDAEIVSLATNLCEKLDIPLVDGLKLFGKYLFGFLLNRGPIELASYPNAQALLENLETVVHTDVKRIHPDAYTPFFVYTPVNENEGELSYSSKRKLCFVAEGLLEGAAEHYGQSVQMTHFECMHDGAQSCKWKVIFS, from the coding sequence ATTAATGCGTTAGAAGAGTTTGTTCTTGGAATAGCAGATATGGAGGTTTGGAATTCAGTACTAGAGTCCAGTGATCTTAAAAGTGGCGGTGTTTATACATCCGGTGTGAATTATGAAGATGCTGAGATTGTGAGCCTGGCAACAAACTTGTGTGAAAAGCTGGATATTCCTTTAGTGGATGGCCTAAAACTTTTTGGCAAATACTTATTTGGATTTCTACTAAATCGAGGGCCCATTGAACTAGCCAGTTATCCCAATGCTCAAGCATTGCTTGAGAATCTAGAAACGGTAGTACATACAGATGTAAAGCGAATTCACCCCGATGCATATACGCCATTTTTTGTTTATACACCTGTTAATGAAAATGAAGGTGAGCTGAGCTATTCAAGTAAGAGGAAACTATGTTTTGTTGCTGAAGGACTGCTAGAAGGTGCAGCTGAGCACTATGGTCAATCTGTGCAGATGACTCATTTTGAATGCATGCACGATGGGGCACAAAGCTGTAAATGGAAAGTGATCTTTTCATGA
- a CDS encoding response regulator: protein MEPTYTSGEVAKFTGVNFRTVIRWIERGELEGYKLPGRGDHRVQHSALLEFMKKNDIPVPKEWLVSKSKVLVVDDDIAMASAIARVFKRLGWEVREAHDGFEAGMLLAEFKPEIMTLDLKMPYMDGFKVLSLTREKYKMGSLKIIVISAQHINELEKALSLGANYILEKPFENDSLKKMIFECEAQ from the coding sequence ATGGAGCCTACGTATACATCTGGAGAGGTAGCAAAGTTTACAGGCGTTAATTTTCGCACCGTTATTCGATGGATTGAGCGCGGTGAGCTTGAGGGATATAAATTGCCCGGGCGCGGCGATCATAGGGTTCAGCATAGTGCTTTGCTCGAATTCATGAAGAAAAACGATATACCTGTGCCAAAAGAATGGCTTGTGTCAAAAAGTAAAGTACTTGTGGTGGATGATGACATCGCAATGGCCAGCGCAATTGCTAGGGTATTTAAACGCTTAGGCTGGGAAGTGAGAGAGGCCCATGATGGCTTCGAAGCAGGAATGCTATTGGCAGAATTCAAACCCGAAATTATGACGTTGGATTTAAAGATGCCCTATATGGATGGTTTTAAAGTACTCTCGTTAACACGAGAAAAATACAAAATGGGCAGTTTAAAAATCATTGTTATTAGTGCTCAGCATATCAATGAATTAGAAAAAGCGTTGTCACTAGGGGCAAATTATATTTTGGAAAAGCCTTTCGAGAATGACAGTTTAAAAAAAATGATTTTTGAATGTGAAGCTCAGTAA